The following are encoded in a window of Drosophila teissieri strain GT53w unplaced genomic scaffold, Prin_Dtei_1.1 Segkk118_quiver_pilon_scaf, whole genome shotgun sequence genomic DNA:
- the LOC122625483 gene encoding programmed cell death protein 6 — MSYNHSGMPDQQFLWDVFQRVDKDSSGHISADELQVALSNGTWSAFNPETIRLMIGMFDRENRGTVSFQDFGALWKYVTDWQNCFRSFDRDNSGNIDKTELKTALTSFGYRLSDHLIDVLLRKFDRFGRGTILFDDFIQCCIVLYTLTTAFRQHDTDMDGIITIHYEQFLSMVFSLKI; from the exons ATGTCCTACAATCATAGTGGAATGCCAGATCAACAATTTCTTTGGGATGTATTTCAAAG AGTGGACAAAGATAGCAGTGGTCATATATCGGCAGATGAGCTACAAGTGGCCCTTTCGAATGGTACATGGTCCGCATTTAATCCGGAAACTATCCGTTTGATGATTGGAATGTTTGATCGTGAAAATAGAGGGACCGTGTCCTTTCAAGATTTTGGAGCTTTGTGGAAGTATGTGACGGATTGGCAAAACTGTTTTCGATCCTTTGATCGTGACAACTCTGGAAACATTGACAAAACTGAGCTGAAAACAGCACTGACATCATTTGGTTATCGTTTATCTGACCACCTAATCGACGTTTTACTTCGAAAATTTGACCGCTTTGGACGTGGTACAATTCTTTTCGATGATTTTATTCAATGTTGTATTGTACTATAC ACGTTAACAACTGCATTCCGCCAGCACGACACTGACATGGATGGGATAATAACCATACATTACGAACAGTTTTTAAGTATGGTATTTTCGTTAAAAATATAG